The window ATCCGCAGGCGGGAGCTTCCCCGGGCCCTGGAGCTCATCGAGTGGTGCGCGAAGGCCGCGGCGCCCACCGGCCTCATGCCGGAGCAGACGGGCCCGGGCGGGGAACCCGTTTCCGTGCTGCCGCTCGCCTGGTCTCACTCGACCTTCATGCTGGCCGTCATCGAGTACCTGGAAGCGCTGGAAGGAAAAGGCTTATCTTAAATTTTGACGACGATACTTGTCATGAAGCAGGCTTCCGTGGAGAACGGCCTAAGCACATATGTAGCTTTACTCAGGGGCATCAACGTCGGCGGGCGCTCACTTATAAGGATGGAGGACCTGCGGAATGCGCTCACAGCGTCCGGCTTCCGGGACGTGAGGACCGTTCTGGCGAGCGGCAATGTACTTTTTCGGGCGCCTGAGGGGGATGCGGCAACGCTGACGGAGAATATTGAGAGAATATTAAGCCGTGCGCTGGGAAGGGATGTGGTCGTCATTGTGCGCCGCCTTGACGACCTCCGCGAGCTCCCCGGCAGATTTAAAGGCGTCGAGAACGAGCCCGGTGTCAGGCTGTTCGTCACGTTCCTCCCGGAGAGTGCCGGGACCCCATTCCTGGTGGAAGAGGAAGGCTATCGTGTCCTGTGCGC of the Methanocella sp. genome contains:
- a CDS encoding DUF1697 domain-containing protein — protein: MKQASVENGLSTYVALLRGINVGGRSLIRMEDLRNALTASGFRDVRTVLASGNVLFRAPEGDAATLTENIERILSRALGRDVVVIVRRLDDLRELPGRFKGVENEPGVRLFVTFLPESAGTPFLVEEEGYRVLCATNGMICILLYGTGAAELMGVIEKKFGQKATTRSWNTIARLLK